The following proteins are encoded in a genomic region of Dioscorea cayenensis subsp. rotundata cultivar TDr96_F1 chromosome 8, TDr96_F1_v2_PseudoChromosome.rev07_lg8_w22 25.fasta, whole genome shotgun sequence:
- the LOC120267354 gene encoding uncharacterized protein LOC120267354, with product MGTHLCLVVHKKIEKMIEESRSLVVGHYNGEQYEVIDRYSNSINLRDRTCSCRHWQIYGLPCRHAFAAILQTNTNVHRFMDEYHRVSSYKAVYASPIFPIPNDDKPKDDSQPLHLRLPIAKKRPGWPRLRQIEAQAFNVRELRCSRCHKVGHNRATYNAVIAD from the coding sequence ATGGGCACTCATCTTTGTCTCGTGGTTCACAAGAAGATTGAGAAAATGATAGAGGAAAGCAGGTCCCTTGTCGTTGGCCACTACAATGGGGAACAATATGAGGTTATTGACCGCTATAGCAACTCTATCAATTTACGTGATAGGACATGCTCATGCCGACATTGGCAAATTTATGGTCTACCGTGTCGACATGCTTTTGCTGCGATCTTGCAGACTAATACTAACGTTCATCGTTTCATGGATGAATATCACAGAGTTTCTTCATACAAGGCAGTATACGCAAGCCCAATATTTCCCATACCAAACGATGACAAACCTAAAGATGATAGCCAACCTCTACATCTTCGACTACCTATTGCAAAGAAAAGACCTGGGTGGCCAAGACTCAGGCAGATTGAAGCACAAGCATTCAATGTGAGGGAGCTACGTTGTAGCCGCTGTCACAAAGTTGGGCATAATAGAGCTACCTATAATGCAGTTATCGCAGACTAA
- the LOC120267353 gene encoding uncharacterized protein LOC120267353 yields MSKPRVHSFPDLIPFLPSQDRQEDQNSLEGVTTNIKLLLKLLHDHCDVSKEADGRRPQRVAGMITILDDVKARIEKSQKTNKRAELRRCNTDLRRGQPQPHKEKRPPSNEPLSPSEENQKLKKELWASMTARKSLERMFSSLGKEKQMITAELTRKVHELKEMEELVNDLKEHNETLSEKIKALADSKEKESNSSVLDCCDNVLELRQQNKELSEQLVKSLDRYRSMKRRVKDVQDVVSVSLERMSNLHDCVDVEVQKEFSQVEEVLVGFLEKFSKDSPKREE; encoded by the exons atgagCAAGCCAAGAGTGCATTCATTCCCTGATCTAATCCCTTTTCTTCCAAGTCAAGATCGTCAAGAGGATCAAAATAGTTTAGAAG GAGTGACAACAAACATAAAACTACTACTAAAACTTCTCCATGATCACTGTGACGTATCAAAAGAAGCCGATGGTCGGAGACCCCAACGAGTCGCCGGGATGATAACAATCCTCGACGATGTGAAGGCAAGAAtagaaaaatctcaaaaaacaaacaaaagagcTGAGCTCCGGCGATGCAACACCGATCTCCGGCGAGGCCAACCACAACCACACAAGGAAAAAAGGCCACCTTCCAATGAACCCTTATCTCCATCTGAAGAAAatcaaaaactcaagaaagagCTATGGGCAAGCATGACAGCAAGAAAGAGCTTAGAACGAATGTTTTCGAGCCTTGGGAAAGAAAAACAGATGATCACTGCCGAGCTAACTAGGAAAGTTCATGAGCTAAAGGAAATGGAAGAACTTGTGAATGATCTGAAAGAGCACAATGAGACTTTGTCGGAGAAAATTAAAGCTCTTGCTGATAGTAAGGAGAAAGAATCGAATTCTAGTGTGTTAGACTGTTGTGATAATGTGCTAGAACTCCGGCAACAGAATAAAGAGCTTTCGGAGCAACTTGTGAAGTCATTGGACAGATATCGGTCAATGAAGAGGAGAGTTAAGGATGTGCAAGATGTGGTTTCTGTGAGCTTAGAGAGGATGAGTAATTTGCATGATTGTGTTGATGTTGAGGTTCAGAAAGAGTTTTCACAGGTGGAGGAAGTGCTTgtagggtttttggagaagttctcaAAGGATAGCCCTAAAAGAGAGGAATGA